The proteins below come from a single Miscanthus floridulus cultivar M001 chromosome 1, ASM1932011v1, whole genome shotgun sequence genomic window:
- the LOC136487137 gene encoding uncharacterized protein: MRAATADPPTAPARSMLKRLFDRQLLRISPADRLPSAGAGEKDEAEPSSVCLDGMVRSFMEDGVGGEKAGHGGRYCNCFHGGDNSDDEEDDEAAASDVAETIKGLVHCATLRERNLLADVCAHLERHRAAGARRRDLLRLVASSLRAAGHDAAVCVSRWDKSPSHPAGEHAYIDVLLPAASDRGARERVLVDADFRSAFEVARPTKAYRALLQCLPPVFVGKDDRLRLLVAAAADAARASLKKRGLHLPPWRKPEYMRAKWLSPYDREAPPADAAAAGEEEDDGEGPGTTA; this comes from the exons ATGAGGGCCGCTACGGCCGATCCGCCCACGGCGCCGGCGAGGTCGATGTTGAAGCGGCTGTTCGATCGCCAGCTCCTGCGGATCTCGCCAGCGGATCGTCTACCGTCGGCAGGGGCGGGGGAGAAGGATGAGGCGGAGCCGAGCTCCGTGTGCCTGGACGGCATGGTGCGCAGCTTCATGGAGGACGGCGTCGGCGGCGAGAAGGCGGGTCACGGCGGCCGGTACTGCAACTGCTTCCACGGAGGCGATAATTCTGacgacgaggaggacgacgaggcgGCGGCCTCCGACGTCGCCGAGACGATCAAG GGCCTCGTCCACTGCGCTACGCTTCGGGAGCGCAACCTCCTCGCCGACGTGTGCGCGCACCTGGAGCGGCACCGCGCGGCGGGTGCGCGCCGGCGCGACCTCCTCCGCCTGGTGGCCTCGTCGCTCCGCGCCGCGGGGCACGACGCCGCCGTGTGCGTCTCCCGCTGGGACAAGTCCCCGTCGCACCCGGCCGGCGAGCACGCGTACATCGACGTGCTCCTCCCGGCGGCCTCCGACCGCGGCGCGCGCGAGCGCGTCCTGGTGGACGCGGACTTCCGGTCGGCGTTCGAGGTGGCGCGCCCCACCAAGGCGTACCGCGCCCTGCTGCAGTGCCTGCCGCCCGTGTTCGTGGGCAAGGACGACAGGCTCCGCctcctcgtcgccgccgccgccgacgccgcccgcGCCAGCCTCAAGAAGCGCGGCCTCCACCTCCCGCCCTGGCGCAAGCCCGAGTACATGCGCGCCAAGTGGCTCTCCCCCTACGACCGCGAGGCGCCGCCGGCCGACGCCGCCGCGGcgggcgaggaggaggacgacggggAGGGACCCGGAACAACCGCGTGA